Proteins encoded together in one Procambarus clarkii isolate CNS0578487 chromosome 67, FALCON_Pclarkii_2.0, whole genome shotgun sequence window:
- the LOC138355337 gene encoding acidic proline-rich protein PRP25-like: protein MEPAEEKRHASTRKPSEATRQRVWVKSHIPPPRQSQEAHVRLQEMQAPPLQHQPPRKQPDADAPLHPPNGEGPKQVPLGPTSSPVGQTDQVQTERLPEPPQEPRQSPAQSEDPPGNPHAQTSGESQPPGRPKGPQHEEHRNRPLRGPQHHWKHVQVRP, encoded by the coding sequence ATGGAACCAGCAGAGGAGAAGAGGCACGCGTCGACGAGGAAACCATCagaggcgacgaggcagaggGTGTGGGTGAAGTCACACATACCACCGCCCCGGCAGTCCCAGGAAGCACACGTTCGTCTGCAGGAGAtgcaggcaccacccctacaACATCAACCACCAAGGAAGCAACCGGATGCGGATGCACCTCTGCATCCACCGAATGGCGAAGGTCCGAAGCAGGTGCCCCTAGGTCCCACGAGTTCACCAGTGGGACAGACAGATCAAGTCCAGACGGAGCGACTGCCGGAACCGCCGCAGGAACCACGCCAGTCACCTGCACAGAGCGAGGATCCGCCGGGGAATCCCCACGCACAGACAAGCGGGGAAAGTCAGCCTCCAGGAAGACCGAAAGGGCCTCAGCATGAGGAGCATCGCAACCGGCCGctacgtggccctcagcaccactggAAACACGTGCAGGTTAGACCTTGA